One genomic segment of Ignavibacteriota bacterium includes these proteins:
- a CDS encoding antitoxin, producing MKYLDKEEKELVESFEKGEWKSIKKKDQKAYVESAKASLAKNKRINIRLTTKDYNDIQIKAIEEGIPYQTLISSLIHKYNKGELKST from the coding sequence ATGAAATATTTAGATAAAGAAGAAAAAGAATTGGTTGAATCTTTTGAAAAAGGTGAATGGAAATCAATTAAAAAGAAAGATCAAAAAGCTTATGTTGAATCAGCCAAAGCAAGTTTAGCAAAAAATAAACGTATTAATATTCGTTTAACAACTAAAGATTATAACGATATTCAGATTAAAGCCATTGAAGAAGGTATTCCATATCAAACATTAATCTCAAGTTTAATTCATAAATACAATAAAGGTGAATTAAAATCTACTTAA